A window of Glycine soja cultivar W05 chromosome 2, ASM419377v2, whole genome shotgun sequence genomic DNA:
TAAACTCTAAGCCACCATTTGTTGTATTAATATGTTCACACTTTTATGGGAGAGTTGATtggttattttaatatatatattatctacgATGCCTGTCTTATGTTTATACCTGAGGAAGATAATAATTCAACTGAAAACTCAAGATAGTTGAGGCCTTAGTATCCAGTAATAGCCTAGTAGGACAGCTGTATTAGGTGATAGATTAGAATGCAAGAAGAATAAATTTGActacaaatttaaaatggattattaaaattaaattaaaataattttaaccatttatatataattttaagataaagtaTGATAATATGCCACTATATATGTAACGCTAGTTGTATATCTTATTTCCTTTTCGGGTTTATTGTTAAGTCACCATTTAAGTTCGGTTGGCTTGATTAAATCATGCTAGCAGTTGATAGGTAAGTATCACCAAAAAACACGACATTTCCTTTTATATCCAGCCTTTACCTGgttaataagagaaaaaatgcCTGGTttctatgttttattttattcagaaTAAGTTCTATGTTTTATTTTCAGATGATatattgttttataataattacaaaaatatctaaataaatATGACCACAAGTTATGAATCGCCATGCATGCTGGCTGCTACGTAAAACACAAATTGAGCAGCTTCTCTCAAGTCTCATTTATCCAATAATGTATGGGATTTTAGTTCtgtaaatatatacatattattttatataatggcCTTTATAAAATACCATGCATCTTTCAATGACTATTGCTCCTTATAACAATGTTCAGAATCACAGCCTCTGTGATAGTTCAATtcataaagtaattaaatacTACCACgactaaattaaattgaagaataatttgatttaaagtgAGATATTTGTTGTAAGTTGCATTTGGCAAAAATGAGTGTTGAGCTTTGATGTCATCTTTATTAATGGTTTAGTTGTTGGTTGGGCAGAAGCAGAATGACACTCTACCTGTCTTGGTCGCACCTCTCCTTTTGTTTTTAGCGTACAAATACAAAATCTGAAAAACATGAAACCTTTTCAAATTAGGAATTAGGAATCCATTATTATGGAAAGGGCTCCGAAATTTCTCATTTCTCAGAGCGGAAAATGTTACTAGCTCGTTCCATATAATATGACATTTTAGAGAAGGAAATATTATTCCAAGATAAATATCGTTTTACAAAAACTaattatgcattaaatattttttttttaagattatccTTAATTAATTCTTAATGAAAGTAatgtatgataaaaataaatgagtaattaattaaagagataaatagtatattaaaaattatctaatatttttttaaaaaaaatcaacaaattaattacatttcTTAGTTCCTAtaccaaaattttaaacatcatATAAAGGTGTAGCAGAGgagtattaaaaagataaatgctAAGGAATTCCTAGaaacttaaaattgaaatttttttttactgggatgtgaaattaaatattccaactgattttaAATGATAACGATATTTTTAAAGTTACACAATCTTTTCACTTCAAGTATATACATACTGTTGTGAAAGTCTATTAGGACCGAGCAACCAACTGATTCCATGATTGGATGCGTCTGCTTCACTTTTACGGGTGTTGATCCCTGAATTAGTGGCCACTTCActcttattttttgaaatcacaGAGTTACTATTGTCATAAGTATAGACATTGCGTATTCAAGATACTAAGCATAATACTTAGTTGAACTTCCAATCATATTTGACAAGGTGATGATAAAGAGTTGTTAGTTAATACTACGTCATTCAATTTTTCTGATAAGACTATATATCACCACAAATTAGGATTATCATATCTAAGAAGAAATATTCAGAAACTTGTGTTAATTTTGGAGGGATTATGTAAAGGACAGGTATGCTTATCAATTAGGAGAGATTCTCTCAAGAgtaaaaattttcttattttcactGTAGGTCGAAAGAAGTCTTCCGTGATTCAATCCTACGCTAAGTTTCatattgtattttctaatacCTATCTGAATCATAAGTTATAACTAGAGTGATTTTCAATCAATGAATTAACAGCTTGGTTAAATTAAGTTGATACACATAACTCTTTCTTTTGAACGCAAATCTTTGTTGTATTGACAcctttgtttattttgaagtgTCACTGACCTAACTAGTCACCTAACTACCAACTGAAAACCAACCAGTTCCTCTTTCTCTGTCTTCATTGaattcaaataatcaaacaaaaagTCAATGACCTTTTCCTTCCCTTTGTTCCTACTCTTCTACCCCCTCCAGTTCCTACCCATTCTAGTTACTTCCTCTTTCCATTCTCCCCAATTTCTAGGGCTTCCtcaactcttttcctttttccagGTCTGTCTGCTTCTTCCAAATCTCTTTTTTCTTGCCTCTTAAATGAACTTGCCAACCAAAGTCTCAAAttcaaataggaaaaaaaaaatagatttttcttttttctgcacTCTTCATTGAGTATGAGGATTGTTTTCCATTGAGTGCCTTTTTTGCtttaagtttatttattattgtggaGCTGAGTTTCAAGTTTCTACTGTGAGTTCTGCCTCTTGTTTTTCTAGTCAATTTGTGATCAGCAGCAATTTAAAATCTCAAAAGCACAGTTTATCTTTAtgatattaaaaacattttctcaTTTGATACTATGTTTCCAGATAAAAAAGGCTTTGACTTGATGTTGAGATGTGAGATACTCAGAACCGAACAAGCAAATTTTTATGACCATATAGCTAATGAATTATGTGTGATTGATCACTCTTTTGTCACCATGGCTATCCTTGTTTGAGTTATTGGAAAATGGGGAATGAAAAATCACTTCACACAAGCTTTGTACAACACAAATGCGGAAAGGTTGCAAGTGGAATGCACCTCCTTTACATTCCAACCACACATCCTGGCCCTATTATAGCACGAGAGCAAGTTGGAAGTGATTTTTTGCCCACTACAAAGCAACATGGAGTACaggattgaaaattaaaacatttctgTCTAACTCCATTTCACTTTCCTCCTCATTTTCCACTTGCTCAGACAAACACTGTCTGTGTATGTTTGGATTAACATTGGATGGTCTAGAATTGCTTTGAAATACTAGCTAACATGATTTTAAGTGTCCACTTTTTCATACAAGCATTGTCTACGCATGTTTGAATTAACATTGGATTATCTAGAATTACGTTGAAATACTAACATGATTTTAAGTAATGACCACATGTTTGGTTTCATGTTAAGGTTGGGTctagaattaattttgagttGAAGCAATTCTACATAGCTTTTACATTGAATCGAGAATTTTATAGAGTTTTACTACTAGTatacttttatattaaaacatctaaacataaatcacatcacttcaaaaatcaattttgcaaaaGTTCACCCAAACACACTAAAATCAATTGCAACTAATTATGATCCTTCTTTAACTGTTTTTTATATGACGTGGCATCATTTGTGGtaaatgaaatttataaaagGCAACTGATTTGTCTTgcaattttaagttttaactgaTTGTGAAGTACAACCTTAATCCAGAAGAGTATAGCTTGCCATTGATTCTCATTCTGTGAATATAAATAGACGTATGATATGCAGATGAAAATATGCCTCTCATTTGATGCACAGTATTTACTCTCTCACATCTTTTGCCAGCTCCCTTTAACCCAACCACTTCACCATGTCAAGTTTGGAGGAACCACTTGGTCTTGACAAGTTGCCAAGCATGAACACCATTGATAGGATTCAGAGGTTCTCATCTGGTTCTTGCCGTCCCAGAGTCGATAACTTGGGCATGGGAAACTGCTGGATTGAAGGACGAAGTTGCAGCACATCTAACAGCTGCAAGTGAGTCAAGTATTGCAACTTAAGTTAGAGACTTGATACATTTTATTGCTCTATCATTCAATCtccttttttcctcttttatgtTCTAATCACTGTTGTTGTatagtttttaatcttttacctGCCTACTATGTCCATAAATATTCTATCTCTGTGCAGTGAAGATGATGAAGAGTATACAGCAGAGACATTCCCATGGAAAAGACAAACAAGGGACTTATCCCCAGATGACTCCTTCAGTCAAAAAACTCTGATCAAAGGAAGGAAGTCAATGAAATTTGGAATGATTGATGATTCATTCTCTGATTGCCAAACCAGTCCAAAATGCCATACCAAAGATTTGCAAGGTTTGGCTTATAAGGTAATTCAGTGGCTGCATTATCTTCAATGTTCTTTGTTCAAGTTCTTTCAGCTACTAACTTAGCTATTTACACCTTGCCTCCTCTTGTTTCCaattaagtaatatattttaaactttttgttgTCGTTTTATTTTATCGCATTTCCTTTTCTGCTAATTaacatattttcaattttaattggatAATGGCATGATGCAGTATCTGAATAGTATACCAAAGTTTGTAAAGATAGTAGAAGTTGGTCCAAGGGATGGATTACAAAATGAGAAGAACATTGTACCTACTGCTGTAAAGATTGAATTGATTCACAGACTAGCTTCTACTGGGCTATCTGTTATTGAGGCTACAAGTTTTGTTTCTCCCAAATGGGTCCCACAGGTATAATAATGACTTTACCTTATTTCTTGTAACTTGACATTGATGATTTTCAAGAGTGATGGCTGGAGTAAATTTTCTCTAAGTTGCTTTTGGATGACATTAGTTCCATCTGATTTTAAATCATAATGTTTCTTTGTCTTATAGCTGGCTGATGCAAAGGATGTAATGCAAGCAGTGCATAACTTGAGAGGCATCAGATTACCAGTTCTGACCCCTAATTTAAAGGTAGAATAATCTAGATAACCATAAATAGGCAGACATACATTCAGATCTCTGACCTTTTTACATTCATAGGGTTTTGAAGCTGCAATAGCTGCTGGTGCTAGAGAAGTTGCTATTTTTGCATCAGCTTCtgaatcattttcaaaatcaaacattaaCTGTAGCATCGAAGAGAGCCTTATTCGTTTCCAAGCTGTTACTCATGCTGCTAAACAACTCTCAATTCCTGTTCGAGGGTAtgcctttcattttctttttattgagaCTACATCATATTATGGTTGCTTCAATATATGTGTTGGGAAAGACCTTTCAAATAGTAGTTGGATGCATGAAAGTCCCATTGGTTGATATTGTAAATGTTGCTGACACCATTCTGTTTTTATTCTGTGTATTCCATATTTCAATTAGTTTCTTTGTAATGAAATGTGATAGGTATGTATCATGTGTTGCTGGATGCCCAGTGGAAGGACCAATCCCTCCCTCAAAAGTAGCATATGTTGCCAAAGAATTATATGATATGGGTTGCTTTGAAATCTCCCTTGGTGACACAATTGGAGTTGGCACACCAGGTAACAAGTTTAATCAATTTTGAACTTCTAaagtttaagtgatccatgcTTGATACAATAATTCTGGTGGTGGATATGTTTCATTTTGTTGATAGACTAGATTGTCTATTCTTGTAGACCTTTTACAGTATGAAATTGATAAGGTGAAAATGTCAATTCTTGGCGGAACTTGGGGATGAATGTAAAACTAAGTGCTTTGTATTTTACTAAGTATTTGTCATTGGTTTCTGGTATATGATCCCTCTGTACTTAAATAGTTTCCTATTCATTTTGTTATGTTCAGGAACTGTAGTTCCTATGCTTTTGGCTGTGATGGCTGTTGTTCCAATAGATAAGATAGCTGTCCACTTTCATGACACATATGGACAATCCCTTCCAAATATACTTGTGTCCCTCCAAGTAAGTCATCAACTAAATATAGCTTGGCCTTTGGACATGCTTGTCTTTTGGTGTGTAAAAaatgatttcattttattagttttgttttgGCACTCAACATAATCAGTAACGTATGTTAATTTGTATTTGAACAGATGGGGATTAGCACAGTGGATTCCTCTGTTGCTGGTCTTGGTGGGTGTCCATATGCTAAGGGAGCTTCAGGAAATGTTGCTACTGAAGATGTTGTGTACATGTTGAACGGCCTTGGcatcaaaaccgatgttgatctTGGAAAATTAATATTGGCTGGGGAATTCATCAGCAACCATTTGGGGAGGCCATCCACTTCAAAGACTGCCATTGCCTTGAACCGTGTCACAAGTAATGCTTCCAAGATTTCACATTAAGTGTACCAAATGTATATCAATATGACAATATGCTTCAAGTAGTGACATATGATCACTCTATACATATTATGTTCCTTTTGTTCTACATGCTGGTACAAGAGGAATAACATGTTCACTCATATGGATGCGTTTTGGTTTTAGAAATGAAGAAATATAGTAAGTGCAAGGTGCTCGTTTGAAGCTTAGCTTTACCATTTTCCCCTAACTGTTACACTCTCCTTCACAACTTGGTTGTGTACAATGTTTATAACACGAGCTAAATTTAACATTGGGAAATAACGAGGAAAAATTGGGAAATCTAATGGAAATGAGAAAATATAACATGATATGTAAAGTTccgttataataattattttaaaaattatatttaatatgatttttaattgataaaaaaaaacttttgtactCACATTATATAGAAATTAATCTCAAAGAAAATTGCAAGACGGGTTCTTttaattactatatataaaGGAATTCAAAATACTTTCTTATCAAAACAAGTTACTGTAGAAGGAATTGAACCCGAAAATATCCCATcatgttgaaaatattttcaacttaGAACAAAATTCTTTCTCGTGAAAAGTTCTTGtaattttgatattaaaaaatataagaaaactcTTTTGGATAGCTAtttattttctgtattttttatttttatttaaatgtttggttttagtttttcataaaaaaatgttgattattttataaatttattttttgaacaatatctattattatttagtGATGATATTATATACATCTGAAAATACTATATCAACAACCACTTTGAGATGATATATGAGgtgatatttaaatatatgtcaCACCATccgaaaataataaaaaaatattttttaaactttaaaatttctaagaaacaaaaatgtaaattgaaagaataaaataaaactcacgATATTTGCAAGAATAACAAATAGTAGTAGTATTAAATCTctctttttcataaattttactcAAGTGTGTTTTGAACAATATTCTGATATATAATCAACAGACTCATTTTTCTGGGTTGAGATTTAGAACACAAAATGGAAAGACTTGTCAAAAGTAATTAaaagatttataaaataataatttccgCACAACTCGTATTTTTGGGTTGATTTTAGAATACAAAATGGAAGGAATTGAATAAagtaactaaaatatttaataaaaataaaataactatgcACAGCCGGGAATCGAACCCGGAAATTCAACATCAGAATTTTCCAAGGTGTGCTACTGTGGATGTTGTGTtagaattttcaaatttcataaatatgTAATGTACTAACCAAAGTTGATGCCAGAATTAACAAATTGGTTAATTATGGTTTAGTCCAACATATACtttttgcaaattttatttttattcctcagtaaaatatttgatattttttttctattaacaaTCTTAGTTAATTTTGTTACTTAACAACGTTTTTTGATGACATCATATAAATAATCCAATCTTAGTCTATTTGTTCAGTTATATTgcgggattttttttttctcgatgaaaatttttttctcaaccctttgatttaaaaactaatatatcTAGGGTGGAAAATTGTTTCCCAAAGATGGGAAACATGTGATGCCCTCTCACACTCATCATAGTATGTGTCTTCTTGGCCAACAAATGTGTTTCTAAACATGCAGTACATGTTTGGATTTTACTGAATCGTCTGAAAATTATGTTAAGTTATCAGTTTGTGTAATTTTAGATAAATGCTCAGGTGTTTGATCTTTCGTTAAAAAACTGATTGAgcatacaattaattttgaattgaaataatttttaagttgaatacaaattttagaatttttaatacCAACTTGTTTTTAGAATGTAAATCATttcactttaattaattttgtataatgaATTTCatctgaaattaaatttgtaaacaTTGGCTAAAACGTGCATATACACAGTATACATTTGATTTCTCGTTTAAGAattgattttaagtttaaaattgattttgaatatatattttaaaaaaaaaacgttaaaGCTATAAATGAGAGCTTATAAAAAACTTAAGGTTCATAACAGTATTCCGCAGCCGGGATTCGAACCCGGTAATTCAACATTAGAATTATCCAAGGTGTGCTACTGCGGATATTGAAACATGCATTGCAAAGTATGATATAAATACTTATCTTGTAcagttgataatataaaattaaataagcaATCCATTTCGTCCCAAAACAATTGCTTAATCTAATTTGGTCTTTGAATAAAAAGTTACTACATATTCATATAATATACCGATGAGTACGTATatcaacataaaattattctaatttaatcaGAAATTTTAACATTCAATTATGACTATATAATTACGTTAAATactcaaaagataatttatcATTCATATTAGTTTCACAAGATTCAAATAAGATTATCTTAgtttattaaacaaaatacattcatttaatattacaaaaacgagatactagttttttatttatttaatatgaagTTAATCCTTAAAATAATGAAGAATATATCAATTTATCCTCTAATAAAATCCTGACCCAAATTGATGCTTGAAAATTTTAactccaataaataaataaaaactaaagtgTCTCACTTTTAGGATAtaattttttggtgatttttttttctttcaaaaactaaattgagtccggtaatatatttggatcaaattgaatatttacttgaagaagtttaatttttatgaggtTATATAGACTCGGTGTCTTTGCTGCCTTCTCCTATTCTTCTTTGTATAGGccatgtttatttttcttaaaagaaaaataattattttttaaagttctttaaaagaacaatttttttaggGAAATTCAAGTTAGGGTTctttaagtaaaaatttataagaGCAACAAAAACACTTACCCC
This region includes:
- the LOC114401139 gene encoding hydroxymethylglutaryl-CoA lyase, mitochondrial-like, whose product is MSSLEEPLGLDKLPSMNTIDRIQRFSSGSCRPRVDNLGMGNCWIEGRSCSTSNSCNEDDEEYTAETFPWKRQTRDLSPDDSFSQKTLIKGRKSMKFGMIDDSFSDCQTSPKCHTKDLQGLAYKYLNSIPKFVKIVEVGPRDGLQNEKNIVPTAVKIELIHRLASTGLSVIEATSFVSPKWVPQLADAKDVMQAVHNLRGIRLPVLTPNLKGFEAAIAAGAREVAIFASASESFSKSNINCSIEESLIRFQAVTHAAKQLSIPVRGYVSCVAGCPVEGPIPPSKVAYVAKELYDMGCFEISLGDTIGVGTPGTVVPMLLAVMAVVPIDKIAVHFHDTYGQSLPNILVSLQMGISTVDSSVAGLGGCPYAKGASGNVATEDVVYMLNGLGIKTDVDLGKLILAGEFISNHLGRPSTSKTAIALNRVTSNASKISH